Below is a window of Streptomyces sp. NBC_01429 DNA.
ACAGGCGCAGGCGTCCGGTGTGTTCGTCGGGTACGGCCTCGGGCCATACGCACCCCAGCGGGCGGCGCAGACCGGAAGCGAGCTTGTCGCGGCGGTCGGCGACGTCGGTCACCGTGACGCCGTACGGCAGATCCCCCACGGCCAGCCACCCCGGGCCGTCCCGGGTGATGGGAGCGGTGAAGGTGAACCCCGGGCCGCCCTTCGCCTGTGCCTGGTTGATCGCCGCGAGCCCGAGGGAGCCGAGCGCGCGCACCACGATGTCGCTGGTCAGCTTGGTCGCCTTGGGGATTTCCACGGCGCGGTGGATCACGGGATTGTCGGTCGGCTGGCCCAGTCGGCCCAGCGTCAGGGCTGTGACCGTGCCGCACAGCGTCAGCAGCCAGCCGGGGGCGAGAACGTACAGGGCCAGGCTGGACGCCACCCCCACGACCGACGCGGCGACGGCGACGACCGCGCGCCACCGCACCCGACGGTCGCGCTGCCGCGAGAGCTTCAGATAGTCGTCGATGTCGTCGTTCGCGGCGGCCGACTGCCGGAACGGCTCCCCCTCGGCGTCGACCAGCCACCGCAGCGAACCGCCGACGAAGCGGGCGGCGCCGCGCGGGGCCTGGAGCGCGAGGCGGAAGGTGTACCAGGGCGAGCGCACCGCGTGGTACGCGGTGACGTGCCAGGCGTACGTAACGACACCGAGGCCGGCGGCCCGGAACTCGGAGCGGGAGGTGGCCCATGCGGGGATGACCGACCGGCGCTTGGCGCCCCGTACCCGATCGAGCAGCCCGCGGCCGGACGGCCCGCCGGGGCGGTCGACCGTGAGCGTCGCGGCAGGGTCGGCCGACTCGGTCGGGGTCTTGGCATTGGCCTTGTCGTGAGGGGAATCGCCGGAGTCGGCAGCCAACTCCTTCTCGAAGCGCGCGAAGAGTTCGCGCTCCTGATCGTCGTTATCTCCGTGCTTCACTGGCACTTCCTTCCTGAGAGGGATGGAGAGAGCTGAGGCCCGGCCCTACCCGCCAAAGCAGCGGCCGGGCCTCAGTTCGTGAGTTCGTGGTGGGTTCTTCGCCTCAGCCGGCGGGGCGTGCCGGTTCAAGTCCGGCTCTGGGCGGCGCGGAGGGAGGGACAGGGCGACGTTCGGCCCTCAGCGCGTCGCGCAGCTGCCGCGAACGGCCCTGGCTACAGCCGACGGCCTTGCGGATCGGCTCGGCGTCCAGCCGTTCGTACGGCCAATCCGCTGTCTTCTCGCGGGCTTTGGCGATCGCTTCGTCCCACGTCAGGCGCGGGCGGTACTTCTCCGGCTTGGCCCGACCGTCGGCCTCGGAGTCGGCCGGGGGTTCCTTCTCCGCGTCGGTCGGGAGGTATCCCTCCGGCGCGAGTTCGCCCAGCTTGAGGAGGACGAGAGCGCGGCGCGGCGCCGTACGTCGCCAGTTACGGCCGTAGCTCTCGCGCAACTCGGCCCGGACCATGAGTCGTTGCCGCTCCAGCGCCAGTGCCTCGCGATAGTCGGTCGTCTCCCACAGCACCATCCGGCGCCAGAGCATGAGGGTGGTGAGGGGTGCGAAGAGCCAGCGCGAGCGGCGGATACGTTCCATCCGGGCGCCGGTGGCGACCCCGATGCGTACGGCGTAGACGTGCGCGGCGATCTCGCTCAGCACGACCCACAGCAGCGGCATGGCGCCGTGGGCGACCTTCGCCGAGACCGACGTTCCCGCCGCGATGTTCAGCCAACAGGTGACGAGGGTGAGCGCCCACGGTACGAAGCGCACCCACACCAGCGGCATGCCGAGCCTGATCAGCAGCAGATTGGCTGCTGTGAAGACCGGGATGGCGATGTCGATACCGACCGGCAGCATCCACGCCTCGGTGAATCCCCAGTCGCTCGCGGCGGAGGAGACGGAGTCGAAAGAGGCGACGAGACCGAGACTGCCCACGCCGGCACCGGCGGGCAGTACGGCACCGAGGAATGCCTTCTCCGCCGTGCTCAGCGGGGGAGGCGCCGTGCTCGCGCTGGGGATGGTCGAGACGGCGCTCACGCGGCTTTTCCCTCGGCGTCCGGCGCGGCGTCCGAGCGCGTCATCGGCACGACGTTGTTGCTGTTGCTGCTGATGCTGAGCAGCAACGCGTACGCGGCGTTCAGCCGGCCGATCGCGTCGGTCCGGCCCTCTTCGATCAGCTCAGCCAGTACGTCACGGGCCGCCGCCTCCCGAATCCGGCGCTCCTGGGCGCTCTCGCCGCGCTCGCCGAGGAACAGGGCGCGGAAGTCCTCGGGATCCGACGCGTGGGGATCCGGCTCGTACATACGCATACGCACGGGGTCTCTCCTGGGGCTGATGGGGCTGGACGGGTCTGGGGGCGAGTCGGCGCGTGGCGGGCATCGTGTGACCCGTCGACCGCCACGGGCGACTCGTAGCGAAGCAACTGCGAGCAACTCCTAAAGAGGTCTTCTCCTCAACTCCTCTTTAGGAGTTACTGACTATGACTCAGCTCTCCCCAAGTCGTCAAGACCTCTTTAGGAGTCGTATGCTGGCGCCGTCGAACGACAGGACGGTGACCACGCATGGCCAAGGCATACGAGCGGATCGCGGACGAGCTACGGGAGTCCATCCGCGCAGGTGAGCTGAAGCCCGGCGACCGCCTGCCCTCGGAGACGAAGCTCGCGGAGCGGTACCGGCGCAGCGTTCCGACGATCCGGGACGCGCTCCGGCTGCTCCAGGACGAGGGGCTGGTCGAGAAGCAGCACGGCCGCGGCAACTTCGTCCGCCGGGCCCGTACGAGGGTGCTGCGCACCAACGACCGGCACCAGTGGGAGAAGGACCGGGCGCGCGAGCCGGAAGCCAAGCGGCTGGAGACGGGCTCCACCGAGCATGACACCGGCCTCGGCGTCAACGATCTCGTCTTCCACGCGTCGTACCGCGAGACCGAGGCGGACAAGGAGGTCGCCGAGGCGCTCGGCGTCCCTGAGGGAAGCGCCCTGGTGGAGCGCACCTACCGGACGCGGTACGCGGCCGAGACCGCGCCGTTCGCGCTGGTCACCTCATATCTCGTCCGCGCGCTGGTCGAGTCGAACCCTGACCTCCTGGACGCGGCCAACGAGCCCTGGCCCGGCGGTACGCAGAGCCAACTGCTTTCGGTCGGGATCGAACTGGACCGTATAGAGGAACGCGTCACTGCCCGGCCGCCGACTCCGGAAGAGGCCGAGGAGCTTGAGCTACCGCCCGGCACCTCGGTCCTCCTGCTCCGGAAAACCTCGTTCGACCTCAACGACCGCGTCGTCGAGATGTCCGACGTCACCCTCCCCGGTGACCGCACCGAAATGCTCTTCGTCACTCCCCTGGAAAGGTGGTGAGTGCCGTGAGCAGTCGGCGCATCATCGTCATCACTGCTGTCCACGCGCCCTCCGCCCACTTCCTGCCGGACGCGTACAAGTCGCTCTGCGCGCAGGAGTTGCCGGAGGGGTGGGAGTGGCACTGGCTGATCCAGGAGGACGGCCGGAGCGACGAGGTCGCGCCGCACGTGCCCGATGATCCGCGCGTCACCTTCCATCAGGGTCGCCCGGGCGGCCCGGGGACCGCCCGTACGCTCGCGCTCGCGCACGCGGACGGCGAGTACGTGAAGGTCCTGGACGCCGACGACCAGTTGCCGGTAGGCGCGCTGGCCCGCGACCTGGCCGCGCTCGAAGCCGACCGCACGATCGGCTGGGCGACGTCGCGCGTACTGGACCTGCTGCCGGACGGCTCCACGGCCGGCTTCCCGGGCGACCCCGACGCTGGCCCCCTCGCGCGCGGCGCCGTGCTGGCGTACTGGTCGGCCAACGACTACCGCGCCCCGGTCCACCCGGCGACGCTCTTCGCCCGTCGGGAGCTGGTGCTCGCGCTCGGCGGATGGATGGCGCTGCCGGCCTCCGAGGACACCGGGCTCCTGCTCGCGCTGGACGCGGTCAGCAGAGGCTGGTTCACCCCCGAGGTCGGGCTCCTCTACCGCAAGTGGCCCGGCCAGGCGACCGGCCAGGCCGCGCACGTGGACCCGGCGGAGCGGGAGGCGCGGATGGCGGTGGTGGAGGCGCGGGCGCGGGCGTTGCCGGGGCTGGGGTGGGGCTTCCCGGCAGACCCCGGCCTTGTCTCCTGAGTGTCCCGAGTTCTCAGGAGCGTTCTGAGTGCCCTGAGCGGGATCAGAGTGTGAGTAGCGGGTCAGAGTGTGAGTACGGGCCGGGTGGAGAGGTCCTCGCAGAGGTCTTCACCGTCCGGGCCGTACATGAACTCGGCCAGGGCAGGGTTGCGGTTGGCGGTGGCCAGGGGCAGCCACGCCAGCACGTGGCCGTATCCCCCGCACACGGACTCGCCGCCGTCGCCGCCGTGGACCGAGGTGCTGTCGCTGGTCAGCTCCGTGCGGTAGGTGTCGTACGCGATCCGCAGCCCGAAGCCGCTCAGCTGCTGATGCGGGCCGGTGTCGTCCCCGTAGGGGATGCGGTCGAGGGGACAGTCATTGCCCCACCGGAACAGAGTGTTCGCGCCGGCGCCGCAGGCGTGCTCCCACTCATCGGAACTCGGCATCCGTAGGCCACGTGCCGCGAGGACGGCCGGCATGTCGGCGGGCGGTTCGGTCAGGTTCTCGTCCTCCACGGCCATGAGCACGGTGGCCAGCACGGCACTTCGGCGCGGGCTGAGTACCTCGGCGAGGTGGGCCCGCAGTTCAGAGCCGTAGCCGAAGCCCTGTTCCAGGCTCTCCGCGTAGTCGGCACTTTGCTCGGGCGTCGGATGCCAGGCGTCAAGGTCGAACCCGAGGGTCACCGGGCCGCCGGGTATCAGGGCGAACTCCTGCCCGTCCCGCTCGATCCGCACACGGTGCAGCGGAGCGCCGAGGTGATCAACGGTCTCGACGACGGTCACACGGCCATCCACCCGGGAGGCTGTTTCCTGGGCGACGCGGCGCGCGGCGGACAGCTCGAAGAGCCGCCACTGGTCGAGACTGAGATCGGCGAGAGACATACGCCGAAGTGTCGCACTCGGGTCTGACATCGCAACGGCATTGAGGCATTGACCGGTTACGGGCTGACCGGCACCTCGTAGACGATCTCGCAGGTGGCGGCCGGGATGACGATGTCCGCCGTCTCGACCGGCCGCGCCTCGTCGCTGTAGTACGTTCGCCGGATCCGGGTCACGAGCGCGCCGCGCTGTACGCCGAGCAGCGTCGCTTCCTCGGCGTCGGCCTCTCCGGGCTGGGGCTGTTCCACGACGTGGCCGACCGTGATGCCGATCTCGGCCATACGGTCGACGACTCCCGCGCCGGCGAGCGGTCCGCCCTCGGGCAGCACGATCAGCGTGCCCGACGTGAGGGCGTACGGCTCCCAACTGGTCGACACCTGAACCGGCTTGCCGTCGACCAGGAACTCGTAAGCCGTACGGACGCAGAGGTCCCCCTCCGTGATGCCGAGCCGCGCCGCGATACCGGCCGGGGCCGGGACCTTCGCGTCCGTACGGCTCTCCCACGTACCGCGTTTGCCGAGTGACGCCATGTCTGCGGAGAACGGCGAGCCGCCGCGCTGCTCGCGGTACTGCGAGCGGACCATGCGCAGCCGCTCGCGCGGTTCGGCCACGTACGTACCGGATCCTGTACGCCCCTCAAGCACGCCCAGCGAGATGAGCAGCTCCTGCGCGCGGCGGATGACGTTCTCTCCCACCTCGCATTCCTGTGCGAGCTGGGCACGGGACGGGAGCCGGTCGCCCGGCGTCCACTCCTGATCGGCGATGCGCTGCCGCAGCACGTCGGCGATCCGGAGGTAGGGCGGTTGCTCTCGCATATGGAAAATCTAGTCCACTAGCTCTAATCTAGTTAACTAGCTTTACGTAAAGTGATCCCGTGGCGACGGAGGTCGTGTGCCCTCACCTCGAATTCGTGCTGACCGGATGGCCGCACGTCTCTCCGGCGCCGGACTCGGGCTCGCCGTACGCGTGCTGGACCACTCCGGCCACCTGTGCGTGGAGACGGAGGTACCGGAATCGGTTCTGGCCAGGGCCGATTCCTGGAAGGAGCTTTTATCGGTACTGGAGACGGCCGACTGGTTCGGGCTTGTCGTCACCAGCGCCGGGGGCCGCATCGCATGGGCCGCAGTCAGCAAAAATGCCCCCGCGACAGCCAGCGGCGTCCGGGGGCACAGCCATCAGCTATAGGGAGCTGATCAGCGTGTTCGACTTTATCCGGCGTGCTGCCGCGTGGACTGGATGGCAGCTCGTTGCACCTTCGACGCGTCGGCGACGGCGACCGTCCGCGTACCGGGCCGCGCCGCCCCCGGTACCGTCCGCGGCTCGGACGCCGCGGTATCCGAAGCATGCGGAGCCGCTTCGAGGAGAGGACAACCTCCTCATCCGCCCGTACGTACTGACCAGCGAGGAACGAGCACATCTGTGGCGCACGCCGCGCCGCCGCGCGCTCCTGGTCCGCCCGCACTTCGATGTCGCGGAGGTTCTGTGATGTCCATCCGCCACCGACAAGTGCCCTCCATCGCTGCGGCGGTGCCGTACTACTCGCTCCCCTGCCGCATCGGCACGCACGAGTGCGGAGAGGCGGAGCCCAAGATTCCGCCGGCTGACGTGCCGATCGTCTACGAGGCGTGCGTCTGTGCCTGCCATCTGCGGGCTGTCGCCGTCTCCGGCGGTACGGGCGGAGACGGCGATTCCAGCGAGGCAGAAGGAAAGGAGCGGACGCATGGGTAACCGCTACCAACACATCGCGGACGACCTCCGCCGACTGATCGCGGCGGGTACGTGGCCGGTCGGCGAGCGGTTGCCGGCCGAGCAGGAACTCGCCGCGCGCTACCGGGTCAGTACCCCAACTCTGCGCAATGCCCTGGAAGTTCTCCAGAGCGAGGGACTGGTGGAGAAGCGCCACGGCGCCGGCAACTTCGTCCGCCGTCCCGGGCAGCGCCTCACGTACGCCAGTGAGCGCCCGGCCAACGCGGCTGTCAGCGTCGGTCTCAGCGTCAGCCACGACCGGAACATGGTGAAGGCCGACGGCCGGTTGGCGCTGCTTTTGGCCGTACGGGTGGGCAGCCCGCTCATGGAGTACGTATTCATCGGCCACCAGGGTGCCTCCCCGCGCAGCCTGGCCCGGGTGTACGTGCCGTACGCCGTGGCGCGGCTCGGTGCGGTCGAGAGGAACGGGACTTCGCCGTGGGGCGACGACGTACGAGATCTGCTGACGGCGGTCGGGGTACGGGCGGCGGCCACGACCGAGCGCGTCACGGCCCGGTTCCCCACGGGCGACGAGGCACAGCTGTTGCACATCACCCGACGGTCGCCGGTGCTCGCGGTGGAACGGTTCTCTACCGACTCTGGCGGGCGCGTGGTGGAGGGGGCGCTCCTCGTGCTGCCGGGTGATCGCAGCGAGATTCTGCACACGGGCCGTTCTGCGGCCGACGAGTTGGAGGCGACGGGATGACCGGCCATCAGGACGACAGCGCTCCGGCGCCGACGCAGTTACGCGTCAACTCCCTTCGGCTGCTGCCGTGGTCCAGCCCCGAGGGCAACCCCTGCTTCCTGAGCACCGACGGTCGCGGCAGCATGATGTCCCGGCTCGCCGACGACGTGGAGGAAGCACAGACCGGCGTGGCGGCGGAGGTGCTGGACGACGCCACAGCCATCCTTGCCGGCCGAAAAGCGAACGCGAGTGACCTCCGCCTCGCACTGACGCGGGTGACGGAGGCGCTCGGGGACGTGCTCCGGGTGGCGGAGAGCCGAGCGGCGCGGTTGTCGGTGTCGGACGATGACGACGACCAGGATGGCGGTCCTGAGCTACCTGCGGAGACGGCGGTATGACCGCCGCGGCTCAGACACCACCGGAGAGCCGTCGCCCCAGCACCCATTGCGGATGTTGTACCGGACACCGGGTCATCTGGTGCCCGGACTGCTTCGGCTTCGAGGGCTGTGTGACCTGCCTCGGCACGTACCGAGTCGCCTGCCCGCTCTGCGCCGGCGGAACGCTGGACCCCATCCGCTGGTGACAGCGTCGCCCTGCTGACTGCGGGTCGGCCCCCTCTACATGGGGGCGCCGGCCCGCAGTGCGTGGGGCGTACGTCAGGAGAGTGTCTCCGCGTGGATCCGGGAGAAGATCAGATCGCTCTCGCCATCGAGGGGCCCCCGCCACCGCACGGGTACGACGGCCTTGTTCCGGATCGCCGCCGGGTAGCTCTCGGGCGCGTAGTCATTGGCGAGCCGGTAGACGTGGAAACCGTGATCCCGCATCGTCCGCAGCAACTCCTCGGCGGAGTCGCCGAGCAGCGCCATCCGGTCGGGGGTCACCTCGACCGTGATCTCGGCGTCCGGCCGCAGCTTGTCGAGCAGGGGCACCATCCCCCGTACGACCGGCCCCTCGGCCCCCTCGACGTCGATCTTGATCACCCGGGCGCTCGTGATCTCCTCGACCGTGAGCAGCTCGGGCAGCGGCAACGCCTCGATCTCGAACGACGACTCGGCCGGCCCGTCGTACGGGACGATGCTGTTCGCGCCCATGTTCGCCGAGCTGGCCAGCACGAACGTCAAGGTCTTCCGGCTGTCGGAGACGGCGCCATTGACCGCTCGGACGTTGTCGCAGCCGTTGAGTTGCGTGTGTTGCAGCAGCCTCTGATGGAATGCGGGCGAAGCTTCGATCGCCACGACCCGGCCCTCGGCCCCGACCAGCCCGGCCGCCAGCACGCTGTAGTACCCGATGTTCGCGCCGACGTCGACGAACGTGTCCCCGGGCCGCAGCCGCCCCTGAAGCCACCGCGTCATGTGCGGTTCCCACACCCCGAACATGTACAGGTACCGCTGGATCAGATCCTCTGTGTCGACGGCGAATCGGGCGTCGAACCGGGACCGGGTAACCCGCCGCCGTGGGCGTTCACGGAGCCGCGGGTTCAAGTACCGCCCGGCCAAGGCGGCCTTGCCGAGGGCCCCGGGGGCGTCTCGTACGTAGCCCCTCCCGAGGGTGATCAATAGATCTGAGCTGCGACTGAGCATCCAACTGGCCTCTCCGCCGGGTCCGCGTAAACCGTAGCCCGGCCGAGAGGCGCTCGCGATGCTCACTTCAGGGTTGCGTGGCTATGCGGGCGCCGGTGTAAGGGCACCCGTCCAAGGCCCGGCTGCCGCGCGTTTCATAGCGTGGATGCGCCGTCCATTCAAGGCTGCCGGGTGGCAGAAATACCGGATAGCCGCAGGTCAGATCCATTGAATGGAAGTCGTTCGCTGGCAAGTCTGGTGCCAGGCCAACGCCGGGTGGCGCCGCCCGGTGGAGCCAAGACAGAACCGCTCTCGGCGAGCTTGCGTGGCTAACTACCGCACTCGCCAAAGTGTCCCCGTCTTGCTCCAGCTACCCCGTTCTGAGGGGGCGGAGCACCCTTCCGCGTTCGGTCTGCCGTACGCCCGAGTCCCTTGAAGGACGAAGCCCGATGAGCTCGACCGGTCCCCAGGACCACACCCAGATGCTTCTGTTGCTCGTACTCGTGTTGGTCTTCGGATTCCTCATGGTGGTCTTCGTTGGCCTGCTGTATGTGGCGCACCAACACCCGAGCCTTTCCACGCCGCTCGTCGTTGCCATGACCGGCGTCGCTCTTGTGGTCGGCATCCTTGCGTTCGTCATCGCCCTCCGGTAGCGCTTCACCGTGCTCTGAGGCTGACGACCCGAGCCAACGAGGCGGGCCGTGAAGTTCCTGCTTCAGCATTACCGCTGTCCCCCAGCGGCCGCGCTTCTAAGATTCTGAGAGATCTAGATGACTTCGGCTGCTGGGGGACAGGTTGGGTACCGGCGAGCAGCTCGTGACCATCGCTGCCGTGTTGTTGGGCGCGATGACGACGCATCTCACCAACTATGTGATGGAGCGGAGCCGGCATCAGCGCGAGCTGCTGACCCGGTGGGACGACCGGAAGTTGGATGCCTACGGGGGATACGTCGACCGGGTGCGGGCTGGGATCTTTCTGGCTGTGCAGTTGTACGAGCATGTGGAAGGGATCCGGCGGAGCGAGCGGCCCGAGGTCGAGATGCGGGGGGAGCTTGCGGAGGCCGAGAGGCAGCGGGGGCGGTCGTTTGAGCAGATCATGCTGCTCGGTGGCGACGAGGTGGTGGAGGCGGCTCACGAGCTGCATGCCGCGGTTCGCGCGATCGACTGGCAGGCCACCGGGAGAACTGAGGGCACTTTGGACGAGTGGCGGGAGCGGAACCGGGTCGTCTTCCGAGAGATCAACGAGTTCCATGAGGCGGCTCGCGTGGATCTCGGAGTTCAGGGCAAGGTCACTGGGGAAAACCATCCCGAGCGGGATCTCCTGCTGCCGGCCGCCCGGCGGGATGGTGAAGGAGCGGCGGACTGAAGAGAGGGTTGGCAGGCTGAGGCTCGCATCGCGCCTGCCTGGCTCCCCGCTGCCTCCACGCCCCGGTCACGCCCCCTGGCTGTACCGGGTGGGATTTGCTTCTCTGCCCTCCAACGCAAAGTTGTCTTGACCAACGAATTCTTCGACCTTGCCAAGGAATTATCAGCCGAACCAGCTAGATGATCGCCCACTCAGAGATTTCGGAGTCGAATACCCAACTCGACTGGCATCAACAGCATCAGGTATTGGGGGAAACAGGATGGACTGGCAGTGCGCGAAATGCGGAATCCCTCTCACGCTCGTCGACGAGGAGTCGATATCCGACGCCACCCGCCGCCACTCAAGCGAAGCTGTCCACGCATGGACCGGCGCTCGGCGGGCACTTCCCAACGGCACTGAGCAACGGTGGCTCACCCCTTCCGAGCGCGCCGACCGGTCCGAGCGCGCCCGGATCGCCCTCCTCAGACCCGGTTACAGATCCAAATTGCCTGACCTCGACACCTCGGAGCAGAGTCGGATGAAACGGGGCCTTCCCGCCGATCAAGGCCGAGGGGAGACTGTGAAGAAAGTCAATGGAGGAGCTGTATGGGGCTTTGCGGCTCTTGTCGTCGGTTTCGCCATGGTCATCGGCGTGGCCATCGACTCTGACGAGGAGCCCGGCTCTAGCCCCTCTGGACTGCCCACTGCCGTGTACTCAGAGTCTGATGTCAGCTCTGCTGAGTCGTACGCCCCTTCGTCTCCCGAGTCCGAAGAAAGTCCGCCGACACCGGCTATACCGTTCGACTCTCCCGCCACCGCGTACGCCCCTGAGCCCGGCAAGGGCTTAAAGACCACGAGAGGCTGGCATCGTGACGCGCGCGACAACGACGGCTACTACGACGGAAACTACGGTAACGACGGCGAGTGGCACCGTAAGCACGGTAATGCTGACGAGTATTACGACGGTAACTATGACAACGACGACGATTACCATCGTAAATACGGCAGGAACTGACTGCGCACCTCCCCCCCTGCAAGGGGAGGTGACACGACGGCACCGGTTAAACCGGGGTGCCGCACCGCTCAACGGCGGACCTCCCGCGCCGCATCTTGCGCACCGGGTGGAAACTTCATCGCAGCCTCCTCGACGTCCTAGGGGTGCTGGAGGAGTGGTGAGCGGGCCTCCTGCTGCCGGCCGCTCGGCGTGAGGGGGAGGGAGCGGCGGGCTGAGGCCCGTACCGCTGTACCGCACCTCCTGTCCCCTTGGTGTCCCCCACGGGGGCCCCGAGTCGCCCGTGATGTGGTGTTCGTAGTGGTCAGCGGCTTACGGGAATCGGGCGCTGGATCCTCTTGAAAACCGTCGTGGCAGCGATGTCACCGTGGGTTCAAATCCCACACCCACCGCAGCAGGTCAGAAGGGGTGTCTCCGGGGTGGAGGCGCCCCTTTGGCGTTTCTTGTGCCGCAGGTCTCTGCCTGCCTGAGAGGGCGCGGTCGGCAGGGCGGCGGCTGTGTCAGGGTTGTCGGGTGGGGAGTGGGGGGTGTTCTGTGGGGTGGAGGAGGAGAGCCGGTGCGGATCGGTGACGTGGCCGCGGGAGCGGGAGTCAGTACTCGGGTGCTTCGCTACTACGAGCAGCAGCGGTTGCTCGTCTCGACGCGGACGCCGGCCGGGCACCGGCAGTACGACGAGAGTGCCGTGGAGCGGGTGCGGCTCATTCAGCTGTTCTATGGCGCGGGGCTCTCCAGCAAGGCCATCCGTGAGGTGCTGCCCTCGGTGGACGCGGGCGAGGTGGCTCCGGGGGTGGTGGAGTTGCTGACGGCCGAGCGTCGGCGGGTGGAGCAGCGGATCTCCGATCTGCATGGGGTGCGCGACCGCCTGGACGAAGTGATCGACGCCGCGGTCAACCCCCACCACGACTGCGCCGCCACGTCAGCGCCCTGACGCGGATGCCCGCACTCGCGGGCATGACTTGCACTTGACACCGGTGTCAAGTCCTAGCGTCTGGAGTCATCGGCAGGGTGCTGACGCCGCGAGGCGTCGGCGCCCGTGGGACGTGGTCCAGGAGATGACAATGAGTGAAGCGTTCGGGTTCCGTGAGTTCGGCGGTCCGCAGGTCCAGGTGTTCTTCGACCGGCCGGATCCGGTTCCGAATCCGGCGGAAGTGCTGGTGCGGGTCACCGTCGCC
It encodes the following:
- a CDS encoding DUF2637 domain-containing protein, which encodes MSAVSTIPSASTAPPPLSTAEKAFLGAVLPAGAGVGSLGLVASFDSVSSAASDWGFTEAWMLPVGIDIAIPVFTAANLLLIRLGMPLVWVRFVPWALTLVTCWLNIAAGTSVSAKVAHGAMPLLWVVLSEIAAHVYAVRIGVATGARMERIRRSRWLFAPLTTLMLWRRMVLWETTDYREALALERQRLMVRAELRESYGRNWRRTAPRRALVLLKLGELAPEGYLPTDAEKEPPADSEADGRAKPEKYRPRLTWDEAIAKAREKTADWPYERLDAEPIRKAVGCSQGRSRQLRDALRAERRPVPPSAPPRAGLEPARPAG
- a CDS encoding glycosyltransferase family 2 protein, with amino-acid sequence MSAVSSRRIIVITAVHAPSAHFLPDAYKSLCAQELPEGWEWHWLIQEDGRSDEVAPHVPDDPRVTFHQGRPGGPGTARTLALAHADGEYVKVLDADDQLPVGALARDLAALEADRTIGWATSRVLDLLPDGSTAGFPGDPDAGPLARGAVLAYWSANDYRAPVHPATLFARRELVLALGGWMALPASEDTGLLLALDAVSRGWFTPEVGLLYRKWPGQATGQAAHVDPAEREARMAVVEARARALPGLGWGFPADPGLVS
- a CDS encoding MerR family transcriptional regulator, with the protein product MRIGDVAAGAGVSTRVLRYYEQQRLLVSTRTPAGHRQYDESAVERVRLIQLFYGAGLSSKAIREVLPSVDAGEVAPGVVELLTAERRRVEQRISDLHGVRDRLDEVIDAAVNPHHDCAATSAP
- a CDS encoding FkbM family methyltransferase yields the protein MLSRSSDLLITLGRGYVRDAPGALGKAALAGRYLNPRLRERPRRRVTRSRFDARFAVDTEDLIQRYLYMFGVWEPHMTRWLQGRLRPGDTFVDVGANIGYYSVLAAGLVGAEGRVVAIEASPAFHQRLLQHTQLNGCDNVRAVNGAVSDSRKTLTFVLASSANMGANSIVPYDGPAESSFEIEALPLPELLTVEEITSARVIKIDVEGAEGPVVRGMVPLLDKLRPDAEITVEVTPDRMALLGDSAEELLRTMRDHGFHVYRLANDYAPESYPAAIRNKAVVPVRWRGPLDGESDLIFSRIHAETLS
- a CDS encoding GntR family transcriptional regulator; amino-acid sequence: MGNRYQHIADDLRRLIAAGTWPVGERLPAEQELAARYRVSTPTLRNALEVLQSEGLVEKRHGAGNFVRRPGQRLTYASERPANAAVSVGLSVSHDRNMVKADGRLALLLAVRVGSPLMEYVFIGHQGASPRSLARVYVPYAVARLGAVERNGTSPWGDDVRDLLTAVGVRAAATTERVTARFPTGDEAQLLHITRRSPVLAVERFSTDSGGRVVEGALLVLPGDRSEILHTGRSAADELEATG
- a CDS encoding GntR family transcriptional regulator — translated: MAKAYERIADELRESIRAGELKPGDRLPSETKLAERYRRSVPTIRDALRLLQDEGLVEKQHGRGNFVRRARTRVLRTNDRHQWEKDRAREPEAKRLETGSTEHDTGLGVNDLVFHASYRETEADKEVAEALGVPEGSALVERTYRTRYAAETAPFALVTSYLVRALVESNPDLLDAANEPWPGGTQSQLLSVGIELDRIEERVTARPPTPEEAEELELPPGTSVLLLRKTSFDLNDRVVEMSDVTLPGDRTEMLFVTPLERW
- a CDS encoding GntR family transcriptional regulator yields the protein MREQPPYLRIADVLRQRIADQEWTPGDRLPSRAQLAQECEVGENVIRRAQELLISLGVLEGRTGSGTYVAEPRERLRMVRSQYREQRGGSPFSADMASLGKRGTWESRTDAKVPAPAGIAARLGITEGDLCVRTAYEFLVDGKPVQVSTSWEPYALTSGTLIVLPEGGPLAGAGVVDRMAEIGITVGHVVEQPQPGEADAEEATLLGVQRGALVTRIRRTYYSDEARPVETADIVIPAATCEIVYEVPVSP